The nucleotide window GACGAATACTAATCGGTCGAGGACTTATCCAAATGATGTTCGTTCGATTTCGCATCCAGTTTTCAGGGAGCAACCACTCTCTGCAACAACATGCTGATGTAGCTCAGCTGGTAGAGCAACGCATTCGTAATGCGTAGGTCGGGGGTTCGAATCCCTTCATCAGCATTTCAGGTTTGGTGGTAATGGCGGAAGGGAACCACGCGTACCCATCCCGAACACGAACGTTAAGCCTTCCAGCGCCGATGGTACTTGGACCGCAGGGTCCCGGGAGAGTAGGACGCCGCCAAGCCGACAATAAAGCCTCGATCGATACAATCGATCGGGGCTTTTTTCTATTCCAACGACGATGCGTCCGGAAGGGACATGCTCCTTGCCGGGCGATTTTTTTGTCTCGCTCCTCCGGTCATCGTATCCGGTACCTCCGTTTTCCGCCGGTTCCGTTCTCTCCCAGCATTGGCCGGAGGACCGCTAACCGCGGACGCGCACCTCGTGAGAGAGGCCGGATTCATATCTTCCGGATCGGGGAATACGCATAGTTGAGGCTCGAGCGCGGCCCGATCAGCGAGGAACTGCGCCGCGACTATGAAGTCATCGCCGGCCCGAGTTGCCGACGCGCAAGCGGCGATCATAATAACTGTGCCGGGCGAAGCGGTGGGTCAACCGGATGACGGACAAACCGATGCCAGGGCCCATTCCGGTCTGCTTCTCGGCCTCCAAGCCGCGGACTATTCCCGGAACGGGGGTCGGTAAGCTTAGGCAGTTAAGTGGGATGGCGGCGTGCGTTGGGCATGTACCTTCCAGCGAGCGTAGATTACCGCAAAGAAAACCGCCCCATGATTGGGGCGTAAAAGGTGCGATCGAAGGCGTGTCGGTTATTTCCCGAGAATGTGCGGCTTCAACGGCGTCAACGCCGACGCGATCGTGTCGATGTCTTCGCTGCCGACGCCTGCTTCCTGCAAGGAAGCGACCAACAGCTCAACGACCGCATCCCAATGCTCCTGCTGCAAGTTCAATCCCGCATGCGCCGTCTCCATCGACCGTCCGGTGTACTGCGGACCGCCGAGCGCGTAGGAGATGAACGCGGTTTGATGCTTCCGGAGGTTGTCCATGTTCGTGCCGGCAAAAAATGAACGAATGCGTTCGTCGGCGAGCACCTTTTCGTAAAAAATGTCCACGACGGCCGAAACCGCCTGCGCGCCGCCCAACTTTTCATAAAGCGTAACTTGGGTCACCATGAACCCCCCTTTCGTTTCGCGGTAAGATGAAAGATGAATATGAACACAGTCCTTATATTACCAGCCCAATGCTTAAAATGAAAGGAGAAATATGGGTTTTCAAATAAATAAATTGAAAATTCCGTTAATAGTTCATATAATTCAAAAAACGATTCGATGACGAAGAGAGTAGCGGCGCAAGGCGGCGCAGCGAGTCGGGGACGGTGAGAGCCCGATGCGGCCGGCGAACGTGAAACGCACTTCCGAGAAGTGTGCCCGAAACGAA belongs to Paenibacillus sp. and includes:
- a CDS encoding group 1 truncated hemoglobin codes for the protein MVTQVTLYEKLGGAQAVSAVVDIFYEKVLADERIRSFFAGTNMDNLRKHQTAFISYALGGPQYTGRSMETAHAGLNLQQEHWDAVVELLVASLQEAGVGSEDIDTIASALTPLKPHILGK